One window of the Mycobacterium haemophilum DSM 44634 genome contains the following:
- a CDS encoding Acg family FMN-binding oxidoreductase, with amino-acid sequence MMETEIIKDAVRLACRAPSLHNSQPWQWEYRRGRLHLFLDASRVMNSDRSGREALISCGALLDHLRVAMAAVGWQAEINRFPDPDNPNHLASIDFTPTDRVSEVERRRADAIVVRRTDRLPLMAPTDWESFEPALHNAVDSSGVCLQAMSGDVHQQLVDASQLADSLRFYNTTYYDELSWWTGPFEASEGIPYPSLVSAAEAHRVDVGRRFPHARRGERRPEVPEDDSQVLALCTAGDDRADALASGEALSRVLLECTMVGLATCPVTHITEVRASRELIRALLDHDAVPQVLIRVGVAPAMEEPPPATPRRPLDDVLHVVGD; translated from the coding sequence CAGTGCGGTTGGCGTGCCGTGCCCCGTCATTGCACAACAGCCAACCCTGGCAGTGGGAATACCGCCGCGGCCGGCTGCACCTGTTCCTCGATGCAAGCCGGGTCATGAACAGCGACCGATCGGGACGGGAGGCGCTGATCAGTTGCGGCGCACTGCTCGACCACCTTCGAGTGGCGATGGCCGCGGTCGGTTGGCAGGCCGAGATCAACCGGTTCCCGGATCCGGACAACCCAAACCACCTGGCGTCGATCGACTTCACCCCGACTGATCGGGTGAGTGAAGTCGAGCGTCGTCGCGCCGACGCGATTGTGGTACGCCGCACCGATCGGCTGCCCCTCATGGCGCCGACGGACTGGGAGTCGTTCGAGCCCGCGCTGCACAACGCCGTCGACAGCAGCGGGGTATGCCTGCAGGCGATGTCCGGCGACGTGCATCAGCAACTGGTGGACGCGTCGCAGCTCGCCGACTCACTGCGGTTCTACAACACCACGTACTATGACGAACTATCCTGGTGGACAGGGCCATTCGAGGCGTCAGAAGGCATTCCGTACCCCTCCTTGGTGTCGGCGGCCGAGGCTCACCGGGTCGACGTCGGGCGCCGGTTCCCTCACGCCCGGCGCGGCGAAAGGCGCCCGGAGGTTCCTGAAGACGACTCCCAGGTCTTGGCGCTGTGCACCGCCGGCGACGACCGCGCCGATGCGTTGGCGTCAGGAGAAGCGCTTTCCAGGGTCTTACTGGAATGCACGATGGTCGGCTTGGCTACCTGCCCGGTCACCCACATCACCGAGGTGCGGGCCAGCCGTGAGCTCATCCGGGCGCTGCTGGACCACGACGCGGTGCCCCAGGTTCTGATTCGAGTCGGCGTGGCGCCGGCCATGGAAGAGCCACCGCCAGCCACACCGCGACGGCCACTCGATGACGTTCTGCACGTGGTCGGGGACTGA